The following are encoded together in the Culex pipiens pallens isolate TS chromosome 1, TS_CPP_V2, whole genome shotgun sequence genome:
- the LOC128092549 gene encoding probable Rho GTPase-activating protein CG5521 has protein sequence MPSDTPEFILYKTRHLGNDEVYIMESEHNRDYRQDILPTEFRDVLIVIYPLKSSLSRMTVNKKPDVP, from the coding sequence ATGCCGTCCGACACTCCGGAGTTCATCCTTTACAAGACGCGGCACCTCGGCAACGACGAGGTCTACATTATGGAGAGCGAACACAACCGTGACTACCGGCAGGACATTCTGCCGACGGAGTTTCGCGACGTGTTGATCGTGATTTATCCGCTCAAGAGCAGCCTGTCCCGGATGACGGTGAACAAGAAGCCGGACGTTCCGTAG